CCCGCAAACTTTACCTTTCCCTTGAACTCATTGTATAAAACGGCGCTTTCACGCCTGCCCGTACAGTGCATGGGCACTATTAACGACGGATTATATTCTTTTAGTTTGTCAACCGTTAACCTCATTCTCTCTTCACCTGCTCCATGCATATGGAACCCGCCGATTATCCCCAAAACCTGTTCATTCTTATAAACCTTCCCGGCATATTCCAGGGTGTTGAGCAGCCCCGCATGGCAGCACCCGCAAATCAAATAAAAGCCTCTCCCTGGATATCTGATAATTAGCGACCTGTCATCAATAACCTCATCCTTGACCGGCTCTCCGTCTTTCTCCCGGTAAAAACCGGCGGTTGATTCAGACTCAATCGCGTAAATCCTGGGAATCTCCCCCGTCAAGACAATATCCTCGGTCAACCTAACTTCGGATCTGGTCGAAACTAATTTATTGCCGGACTCTTTCAGGGAAGCTTCCGTAAATGGAATACCAATATTTCT
The window above is part of the Deltaproteobacteria bacterium genome. Proteins encoded here:
- a CDS encoding MBL fold metallo-hydrolase; amino-acid sequence: MENREGCFEMKSIKRRITVLVNNWTNESSFLAEHGLSLLIEDCHSERIWSYLFDTGQRPEVLISNADQIGVDWLNLRAVMFSHGHYDHTGGLLGILKKLKKPVSIYYHPEAFSPRINKKRDSRNIGIPFTEASLKESGNKLVSTRSEVRLTEDIVLTGEIPRIYAIESESTAGFYREKDGEPVKDEVIDDRSLIIRYPGRGFYLICGCCHAGLLNTLEYAGKVYKNEQVLGIIGGFHMHGAGEERMRLTVDKLKEYNPSLIVPMHCTGRRESAVLYNEFKGKVKFAGVGEIIEL